In the genome of Bacteroidota bacterium, the window AAGATAAAAATGACCAAGATAGTTTTAACATTACTCCAGAGTTTGCTATTCAAATTGTATATGACTTTCTTGATATAATGGAAGAACTTGATTTGATAATTCCTTTTGCTTGGTCTAAATGGGCTCTTGGAAAAGAAATCTTTGAAAAAGGGAAATACAAAAATCTAAATACAATAACTTTATTAAAACTTTTAACAGCCTTCATAAGAGCAGACCATTTTTGTTGTGGAGCAGGTTTGGCTTCAAGATTTGAGGATAGAACAATTGAAAAAATACTAAAAGAAATAAAGAAAAATATAGAA includes:
- a CDS encoding DUF6508 domain-containing protein, whose translation is MEIENISAHIEKLSKEEWSILFALIPIIESTQVFSTGGELIEDKNDQDSFNITPEFAIQIVYDFLDIMEELDLIIPFAWSKWALGKEIFEKGKYKNLNTITLLKLLTAFIRADHFCCGAGLASRFEDRTIEKILKEIKKNIESK